The following DNA comes from Bradyrhizobium sp. SK17.
CCCGCGGGACAATTGCAACCACGCGGTGCAGCAATGCACCGCCGACGGATTCACGCCGACAGCGCGGGCAGGGAGCGGCGCACGCGCCGCTCCGATGCCGTCGATGGCCGGAGCGGCGCGCTGGCCCTGCGGGCTTTACTGCTTGGTCGCCGGGGCGGCAGCCGGCGCGGCCTTGTCGCCGGCTTCCTTGATGCACGCTTTGCGAAACTTCTTGCGCTCCTTGCCCTTGAGGCCCTTCTCGTCGGCCTGCTTCGAGCAGTCAAGCGAAGCGGCGCTGCGCGGCTTGGCTTCCTTCGCCGGCTTGGCGGTGGTGGCGGCCGGGGCGGCCTCCTTGGCGGCCGGCGCGGCGGTTTGAGCAAAGGCTCCGCCCATCAGCAGCAGGGAGGCAACGGCGGTCGCGGTAGCGAGCGAGGAAATGGTCTTCATGGGGCACCTCGTGAGGAAAGGAGGCGGAAACGTCGCGCGGCGATGCTGAACCGTGGATGAACATGCCGCGATCCCGCCGCCACAATATTTTAGCGCGCGGGCGCAGCCGCACATTGTCGCAAGTCGGGGTTGCGCTAGGATAATGGTCTTATGCCAATGCGCCCCAAGGGAGACCAGGGATGACCATTCAGACCAGATTGTTGTGTGCGATTGCGGTGTCGGGCTTTGCAGTCTTCGCGGCGAGCGCGCCGGCGCAGGCCCTGACCGCGCAGGAGTGCAGCGCCAAGTACCAGGCAGCCAAGTCGGCCGGCACCCTCAATGGCCAGAAGTGGAATGAATTCCGCAAGAGCCAGTGCAGTGCCGATGCGACGCCGGCTGCGGCCCCCGCCGCGCCGCCCCCAGCCGCCGCCGCGCCTGCCCCGGCCGCGCCGAAGGAAGCCAAGCGCGAAGCCGCCCCGGCTGCGGCCCCGGCCATGCCGGCGGGACCCGCGGTGTTTCCGAACGCCGTCGATCCCAAATACGCCAAGGAATCCGAAGGCAAGCAGCGCATGCACACCTGCGTCGACCAGTACAATGCCAACAAGACCACCGGCGGCAATGGCGGCCTGAAGTGGATCCAGAAGGGCGGCGGCTATTACAGCGAATGCAACAAGCGCCTGAAGGGCGCCTGAGCGATTCGACGGTGATCCAAAGGGGGCGGCCGGCACCGAGCTGGCCGCCCTTTCATTTGCCGTCGTCGAGCAACTTGTCCGCCGATCGGGCCAGCAATTGCGCGCGCTTGCGCGGGCCGCGTTCGAGAAACAGCAGGCTCTGGCCGAAGATGAAGCAGTAGAACAGGAAGGCCTGGGCGTCGGCCTCGTCGGTGGGCAGGCCGGTGGCGCGATAGAGCTGGCCGACATTCTTCAGCCGTGCGGCGTCGACGCTCGCGGCGGCGGCCGCGGCGGCCTCGTCGGTGCGCGCCCATTGCCGGATCGCGAGCTCGATCGCCATCGCCTCGGTGTTC
Coding sequences within:
- a CDS encoding PsiF family protein; protein product: MKTISSLATATAVASLLLMGGAFAQTAAPAAKEAAPAATTAKPAKEAKPRSAASLDCSKQADEKGLKGKERKKFRKACIKEAGDKAAPAAAPATKQ
- a CDS encoding TetR/AcrR family transcriptional regulator, producing the protein MTENKGDVWLAAGFAELAHSGIDGVRVEVLAKNLGVTKGGFYRRFRDRAALLEAMLTRWRDGRIATIEKQTALDGASARERLKAIITLYSERMNTEAMAIELAIRQWARTDEAAAAAAASVDAARLKNVGQLYRATGLPTDEADAQAFLFYCFIFGQSLLFLERGPRKRAQLLARSADKLLDDGK